The following are from one region of the Canis lupus dingo isolate Sandy chromosome 19, ASM325472v2, whole genome shotgun sequence genome:
- the LOC112642715 gene encoding N-acylneuraminate-9-phosphatase-like codes for MLAGPTLVLIWQYVQIANHYVVRLKLIKTLLMKLKDNKRLLDCEREDALGWRNGLNRVRAVFFDLDNTLIHTAAASRRGMLEVIKLLQSKYHYKVEAKTICDKAQVKLSKECFHPSSTCITDLRTLPWEEAILETKGGAANRKLAEECYFLWKSTRLQHMILAEDVKAMLTELRKEVRLLLLTNGDRQTQREKIEACACQSYFDAIVIGGEQKEEKPAHSIFYHSCDLLGLQPGDCVMVGDTLETDIQGGLKAGLKATVWINKNGIMPLKSSPMPHYIVSSVLELPAVLQSIDCTVSRST; via the exons ATGTTAGCTGGACCTACTCTTGTGCTCATTTGGCAATATGTACAAAtagcaaatcattatgttgtacgtTTGAAACTAATAAAG ACTTTGTTGATGAAACTTAAAGATAACAAAAGGCTTTTGGATTGTGAGCGAGAGGATG CCTTAGGCTGGCGGAATGGTCTGAACCGGGTGCGAGCCGTTTTCTTCGACCTGGATAACACACTCATCCACACGGCCGCGGCCAGCAGAAGAGGCATGCTGGAGGTGATAAAGCTTTTACAATCAAAATACCACTATAAAGTAGAGGCTAAAACCATCTGTGACAAAGCTCAAGTTAAACTCAGCAAGGAATGTTTTCATCCTTCCAGTACATGCATTACTGACCTAAGGACTTTACCCTGGGAGGAAGCAATCCTTGAAACGAAGGGTGGTGCAGCCAATAGGAAATTGGCTGAAGAATGTTATTTCCTGTGGAAATCTACACGTTTACAGCATATGATACTAGCAGAAGATGTCAAAGCCATGCTCACCGAACTTCGGAAAGAAGTCCGCCTACTTTTATTAACAAATGGAGACCGACAGACCCAGAGGGAGAAGATTGAGGCTTGTGCCTGCCAGTCCTATTTTGATGCTATCGTTATAGGTGGagagcagaaagaagagaaaccagCCCATTCCATATTTTATCATAGCTGTGATCTCCTTGGACTACAGCCTGGGGACTGTGTGATGGTTGGTGACACACTAGAAACCGATATACAAGGAGGCCTCAAAGCAGGGCTGAAAGCAACAGTctggataaataaaaatggaataatgcCACTGAAGTCCTCCCCCATGCCACACTATATAGTTTCATCTGTGCTAGAGTTACCTGCTGTCTTACAAAGTATTGATTGTACAGTCAGTAGGTCAACTTAA